From a region of the Pseudanabaena sp. ABRG5-3 genome:
- a CDS encoding TIGR01777 family oxidoreductase has product MKIVVTGATGFVGTKLVEQLHALGDHIVVLARNSQKASSLFPQSSFPNVEVVGYNPFKLGDWAGVISGSDAVINLAGEPLAGVRWTDKRKQEIRDSRILTTKVLVEAIAQAEVRPQVLISGSAIGYYGTSLDKTFDEYSAAGDDFLANVCKYWEDAADAVTGLGVRLVKLRTGIVLGMGGAIAKMLPIFQVGGGGKLGTGKQWFSWIHRDDLIKLIIYALKNSEVTGAINATAPQPVTNEDFTIALSKAIKRPAFLPAPAAALILVFGEGATVLLDGQRVIPHKATIHKFAFKYPDIDSALTQILA; this is encoded by the coding sequence ATGAAAATTGTAGTGACAGGTGCTACGGGATTTGTCGGAACCAAATTAGTTGAGCAATTACATGCTTTGGGCGATCACATTGTGGTCTTGGCTCGTAATTCCCAAAAAGCCAGTAGTCTATTTCCCCAGTCATCTTTTCCCAATGTGGAAGTAGTTGGCTACAACCCATTTAAATTGGGAGATTGGGCAGGGGTGATTTCTGGTAGTGATGCCGTCATTAACCTTGCGGGTGAACCTCTTGCAGGTGTGCGATGGACTGATAAACGTAAGCAGGAGATCCGCGATAGTCGCATTTTAACTACTAAAGTATTGGTTGAAGCGATCGCCCAAGCCGAAGTGAGACCTCAAGTTTTAATCAGTGGCTCAGCGATCGGCTATTACGGAACCAGCCTCGATAAGACCTTTGATGAATATAGCGCCGCAGGCGATGACTTTTTGGCAAATGTTTGTAAATACTGGGAAGATGCTGCTGATGCCGTTACTGGTTTGGGGGTACGCCTAGTAAAGCTCAGAACAGGTATTGTTTTGGGTATGGGTGGGGCGATCGCCAAGATGCTACCGATTTTCCAAGTTGGTGGTGGCGGTAAACTGGGAACAGGTAAGCAATGGTTTTCATGGATTCATCGCGATGATCTCATCAAGCTAATCATCTATGCGCTGAAAAATTCGGAAGTGACGGGTGCAATCAATGCCACAGCTCCTCAACCTGTGACCAATGAAGATTTCACGATTGCCCTATCCAAAGCCATCAAGCGTCCCGCTTTTTTACCAGCACCTGCGGCGGCTTTAATCTTGGTATTTGGTGAAGGCGCAACAGTATTGTTAGATGGTCAGCGTGTGATTCCCCACAAAGCCACAATCCATAAATTCGCTTTTAAATATCCCGATATTGATTCAGCATTGACCCAAATTTTGGCTTAA
- a CDS encoding CPBP family intramembrane glutamic endopeptidase, with amino-acid sequence MNFDRLISRLNSYQAPIRIILFLLTLLAIWLPISAPMYLIFGEPVGIALTILLYCEFLGLIWWWGRKISQYAHPFRYYGLSFTSQNGRDFLFGLSLGSATLFIFMGLQASLGWLALQTVHWHDPLPTRLLPAIGVYFVDWQGAIAPGLLTSIGVGFAEEMLFRGWILSELERDYSKRTALISASLFFAVLHFIKPLNVILATWSQFVGLVILSMALVLARWRCDGRLGVAIGLHGGLVWCYYIVNTTHLLKPTGAVPEWVTGLNGNPLAGLMGIIFLSAIAIGFRYSPKKQA; translated from the coding sequence GTGAACTTCGATCGCTTAATTTCTCGATTAAACTCCTATCAGGCTCCAATCCGCATCATTCTATTTTTGCTGACATTACTAGCCATCTGGCTACCGATCTCAGCACCGATGTATTTGATTTTTGGCGAACCAGTGGGGATTGCACTCACAATTTTGTTGTATTGCGAATTTTTGGGCTTAATTTGGTGGTGGGGGCGCAAAATTTCTCAATATGCCCATCCCTTTCGCTATTACGGGCTATCTTTTACTAGTCAAAATGGGCGTGATTTTTTATTTGGTTTGAGTTTAGGGAGTGCCACCCTCTTTATCTTCATGGGTTTACAAGCGAGCTTAGGTTGGCTAGCCTTGCAAACGGTGCATTGGCATGATCCCCTACCAACCAGATTATTACCAGCGATCGGAGTCTATTTTGTAGATTGGCAAGGTGCGATTGCTCCGGGGCTATTGACTTCGATTGGTGTAGGCTTTGCGGAGGAAATGCTGTTTCGTGGTTGGATTTTGTCAGAACTTGAGCGTGACTACTCTAAAAGGACGGCGCTGATCTCCGCCAGTCTCTTTTTTGCAGTCTTGCATTTTATTAAACCCCTAAATGTCATTCTGGCGACATGGAGTCAATTTGTCGGGTTGGTCATTCTCAGTATGGCGCTAGTACTGGCGAGATGGCGGTGTGATGGTCGTTTAGGTGTGGCGATCGGCTTACATGGGGGACTAGTGTGGTGTTATTACATCGTCAATACAACCCATTTGCTCAAACCGACAGGGGCTGTACCTGAGTGGGTAACAGGACTGAATGGCAATCCCCTAGCAGGTTTGATGGGGATCATTTTTTTAAGTGCGATCGCGATCGGGTTTCGATATTCCCCAAAAAAACAAGCTTAA
- the clpS gene encoding ATP-dependent Clp protease adapter ClpS, with the protein MSTETITRPTTIRKIAPRYRVLLHNDDYNSMEYVVQTLMQVVNGLTQPQAVDIMMAAHASGCALVITCVQEHAEFYCEGLQSKGLTSTIEPEE; encoded by the coding sequence ATGTCTACTGAAACTATTACTCGTCCTACAACCATACGCAAAATTGCACCAAGATATCGAGTTTTATTGCATAACGACGACTACAACTCGATGGAATATGTAGTCCAAACTTTAATGCAGGTTGTTAATGGGCTAACCCAGCCTCAAGCTGTGGATATTATGATGGCGGCCCATGCTAGTGGCTGCGCTCTAGTGATTACCTGTGTACAGGAACATGCTGAGTTTTATTGTGAAGGGTTACAAAGTAAAGGTTTAACTAGCACCATCGAACCAGAAGAATAA
- a CDS encoding energy-coupling factor transporter transmembrane component T family protein yields MKIQTVKYDSLFTRLDFRSKLVTILSITILAFVWESPIAGGVLMLSVILACILAGVRLNYLGTILKVMIPFYLFLIVSMGFFNVEQVKLLAHKSELTTIFSFPQPWWLIGGAKMSWEGTLYGLNIVFKTLTMILVIPLAIFTTDVNQMTVGMVRAKIPYKVVFIFSSTLRFVPLLLEEVQSIIESQRLRGLNFEKMGVFQKAQVYAKVAVPLILNSLSKSQKLEIVLQSKAFSGSSNRTYLHESSLTIPDYVLMIGSVVLFIVAIALYFGFGIGKFGWLIYP; encoded by the coding sequence ATGAAAATCCAAACCGTTAAATATGATTCTCTATTCACGCGCTTAGATTTTCGATCTAAGTTAGTAACCATACTTTCCATTACGATCCTTGCCTTTGTTTGGGAAAGCCCGATTGCTGGCGGTGTCTTAATGCTGAGCGTGATTTTAGCTTGCATTCTCGCAGGAGTGAGACTGAACTACTTAGGAACAATTTTAAAAGTAATGATTCCCTTTTATCTTTTCCTGATAGTGAGTATGGGATTTTTTAATGTGGAGCAAGTAAAACTTCTCGCTCACAAATCAGAGTTAACGACTATATTTAGCTTTCCGCAACCATGGTGGCTGATTGGCGGCGCAAAAATGAGTTGGGAAGGAACATTGTATGGATTAAATATAGTCTTTAAAACCCTAACGATGATTTTAGTAATTCCCTTAGCAATTTTTACAACTGATGTTAATCAAATGACTGTAGGTATGGTAAGGGCTAAGATTCCCTACAAAGTGGTATTTATCTTCTCATCTACCTTGCGATTTGTGCCATTGCTATTAGAGGAAGTACAATCAATTATCGAGTCTCAGCGCTTACGAGGACTGAATTTTGAGAAGATGGGGGTTTTCCAGAAAGCACAGGTTTATGCCAAGGTTGCCGTGCCTTTAATTTTAAATTCCCTTTCTAAATCCCAAAAATTAGAGATTGTTTTACAGTCAAAAGCTTTTTCTGGCAGTTCCAATCGTACCTATCTCCATGAGTCGTCACTCACTATTCCTGATTATGTACTAATGATTGGTTCAGTTGTGCTGTTTATTGTCGCGATCGCTTTATATTTTGGCTTCGGAATTGGTAAGTTTGGTTGGTTAATTTATCCCTAA